The Scyliorhinus torazame isolate Kashiwa2021f chromosome X, sScyTor2.1, whole genome shotgun sequence genome has a segment encoding these proteins:
- the LOC140405380 gene encoding keratin, type II cytoskeletal 8-like — protein MSSQQFIGLSRRSGSGISIGGSGIGGGMSISGGSISGQRRMGSISGQRRMGSSSGQMSVTRVPRAQSLILTQRRSISRPMAMGYGISSGSVAGAGYGSFGTRQIAGPAVDLSVPLPLNDTSFQMVRAQEGEQIMKLNNSFVAFTERVRGLEQINKRLEVKLNLLKEQGDYKSNIDSMFQTYIENLRRQLDTLGEEKQRFGADLLQMQAVVEDFKTKYEDEINKRTEMENEFVLVKKDVDDSYMSKVELEAKLESLTDEIHFLQSVFEEEINELQAQIQNTSVNVQLESVPELNIDALIQDAKLQYAKLATSNREEMEAYKTNKMRELSMSSGQCGDELIQIKNEIKTLTGNIRGLNGEIDGLRNQRVILEGRIKDAEENGELSLKDAKARIMDLQAAINTAQAQLVRQAQEYEALLQIKTSLDIEIATYRSLLEREEERMSSGVKTLSIQQVQSQGSNVFSSGGNQSYETSALPARKTLFVKDTEQVDGIVISSSLTRLS, from the exons ATGTCTTCACAGCAATTCATCGGCCTCTCCCGACGAAGCGGCAGCGGCATCAGCATCGGCGGCAGCGGCATCGGTGGCGGCATGAGCATCAGCGGCGGCAGCATCAGCGGCCAGCGCCGCATGGGCAGCATCAGCGGCCAGCGCCGCATGGGCAGCAGCAGCGGCCAAATGTCCGTCACTAGAGTTCCCAGAGCACAGAGTCTGATCCTAACCCAAAGGCGGTCAATATCGCGGCCAATGGCAATGGGCTACGGGATAAGCAGTGGCAGCGTCGCCGGTGCCGGCTACGGCAGCTTCGGGACAAGGCAGATCGCCGGTCCAGCCGTtgacctcagtgtccctctccctctcaatgaCACCAGTTTTCAGATGGTCCGTGCGCAGGAGGGCGAACAGATCATGAAACTCAACAACTCGTTTGTCGCGTTCACTGAGCGG GTTCGTGGCCTGGAACAGATCAATAAGAGACTGGAGGTCAAACTGAATCTCCTGAAAGAACAAGGAGATTACAAATCCAACATCGACAGCATGTTCCAGACTTACATCGAGAACCTGAGAAGACAACTGGATACACTTGGGGAGGAGAAGCAGAGGTTCGGGGCGGATCTTCTACAAATGCAAGCAGTCGTTGAGGACTTCAAGACCAA GTACGAAGATGAAATTAACAAGCGCACAGAAATGGAAAATGAGTTTGTTCTGGTGAAGAAG GACGTGGATGACTCCTACATGAGCAAAGTGGAACTGGAAGCCAAACTGGAAAGCCTCACCGATGAAATCCACTTCCTCCAATCAGTCTTTGAAGAG GAAATTAATGAGCTGCAGGCACAGATTCAGAACACATCTGTCAACGTACAACTGGAGTCGGTGCCCGAGCTCAACATTGACGCACTCATTCAGGACGCCAAACTTCAGTATGCGAAACTGGCCACAAGTAACCGCGAAGAGATGGAGGCATACAAAACCAACAAG ATGCGGGAACTGAGCATGTCATCTGGGCAATGTGGCGATGAACTCATTCAAATTAAGAATGAGATTAAAACCCTGACAGGGAATATCCGTGGACTGAATGGTGAGATTGACGGTCTGAGAAACCAG CGTGTGATCCTGGAGGGTAGAATCAAAGATGCGGAGGAAAATGGTGAACTGTCTCTCAAAGACGCGAAGGCCAGGATTATGGATCTGCAGGCGGCCATCAATACAGCACAAGCGCAGCTTGTGAGACAAGCCCAGGAATATGAGGCGCTGTTACAAATCAAgacgagtctggacattgaaattgCCACCTACAGGAGTCTGTtggagagagaggaggaaag AATGTCATCGGGGGTAAAAACCCTGAGCATCCAGCAAGTACAGAGCCAGG GGTCCAATGTCTTCAGTTCTGGAGGGAATCAGAGTTACGAAACCTCCGCACTCCCAGCCAGAAAAACACTGTTTGTGAAGGACACTGAGCAAGTAGATGGAATTGTCATATCCTCATCTCTAACACGTTTGTCATAA